The nucleotide window CATTACTCCTGGGAGGCGGCCTGCTTTTTTCGACAATGGCCTGGGCACAGAATGGTAACGATAAAGTGATGAAAGGCAAAATCGAAATGAAAGCACTGATGCAGGACCCGTCTACCGACTGGTTTTACAAAGGTGTCAACAAGTACCAGCCCAATGACAATATGCTCAACTACATCAAAGCTAACCGCAGCAACTACAACCTGGTAGTAGTGATGGGCACCTGGGACGAAACCAGCCGCAAGGTGGTTCCCGAACTGTTCAAAGTAATGATCACCGCCGGCAGCCCGGAAGATCAGGTGCTCATGTTCGGTGCTGATCAGAAATTCCAGACAGACGCTCCTACTGACTATAAAGTAAAAAAACTGCCTACCGTGATCGTTTTCAGAGATGGTGCTGAAGTAGGTCGTATCTCCGGCGCTCCTAAAGAGTCTATCGAAAGTGATCTCTCCCGCATTTTACTGGATAGCTCCAAGAAAGAAAACTAAACCGCTGATACATTAGCATCACTGCTGAGTAAGATATAAAAGCGAAGAACCCATTGATTCAAAAATCAATGGGTTCTTCGCTTTTATATATACACCCTGATCTCCGTTTATCAGGAGAATCAGCATTCATCAAATACATCACTGTTGGTTCAGGGTGACGTTTGTCGACGTAGTCGGCAGTTTCACATCATGGTCGGCCAGCAGTCTTACGATAGAGAGGTTGATATTTTCTCTCAGGGCCGCATACTGACTGCCTTCGATGATATAGGTGTTGAAGATGATCTGGATGATATAGGTGTCTTTGGTGAAGTCGTGGAGGTTGACCGTAAAGCCAGGCAATATGTTGGAATTGTTTTTCAGCAGGCTGCGGATATTGTCCAGTATTTTGATGAGTTTATCGGGTGTTGTTTCAGATCCCAGCTCCAGGCGCATGGCCACTCTTTGCTGGGTACGGAGAGAGAGGTTGTCCAGAATGCTGTCGACCATCTTTTTGTTGGGCACGGTGACAAACGTTTTTTCCAGGGTACGGATACGGGTACTGCGCAGACCTATCTTTTCCACGGTGCCCTGGTAGGAATCTACCTTAACGTTGTCGCCTACACGGAAGGGTTTGTCGAAGAAGATGATAAACGAGCCGATCAGGTTTTCGATGCTCTCTTTGGCAGCGAGGGCGAGGGCCGCCGCACCGATACCGAGACCAGCAATGATCTTTTCTACCAGAGATGGCCCGAAGAGGATACGGATAAAGGCAATGGCCCCCATGATAAATACGATGGCTTTGAAGAAGTCGCGGAAGAAGATGATAAACTGGTTGTCAGTCTTGTCTTCCGTGAGTTCGGCCTTTTTCTCCAGTACCAGGGCGATGAAGTCTATCAAACGAAGCATGATCCAGATAATGCTCATGCTGAAAGCCAGGCTGAGCAGGGTATCTGTAATGTTCTGCAGAGTGGCTTTGTTGTAAATGTGCACATTGAGCACCTGCGGGAAGGTAAACCGGTCGATGGTCAGCATAAAGGTGACCAGCAGCAGGAAATACTCCAGTGGGCGGAGCAACAGGTTAATAAAGTCCTTTTCTTCGATCTGTGGTGACCAGTGGCGGACGAGGCGGAACAGGACGGCGGCTACTCCTTTTGACACATAACGTTTGACAAAGGATACAAACAGCAGCACACCTATCAGGATGAGATAGTCCCTAACGGGATTGTCCAGGATGACCTGGTTCAGGAAATCATTCATATGGTTAAATCTAGATAATTCGTTTACTTTCTTCGTTGTTGATCAGTACTACACCGGGTTGGGTTCCTTCCCGGAAGCTACCATAGCGGCTTTCGATGCCGAGTGCCCTGGCGCCGTTGGTTGTGCCCCACTGCAGGAGCTCTTCCAGTGGTATTTCGGGATAATGTGCCCGGATGGTTTTTATTTCCTCCCAGACAGACAGCTGATGGTTGGACGCCAGGCTGTCGGTGCCCAGTGCGATATTACATCCTGCTTCCCGGAAGAGGGGAATGTCCGGTAACCGGTCTTCTATGTAGAGGTTGGCCTGCGGGCAGAAGCACCACCATATCTCCAGGGGCTGCTGTTGGGCAAACCGGATATCGCTGGCGCTGGTATAGGTATTATGTACGAGTAATATTTTGTTATGGGAGAAGTAGGGCAGATAGGCTTCGAGGCTGTTGACGCCTGGTGCCTGGAATCCGCTGGTATCCATGCCGAAGTGGCTGAAGAAGCGGAGGAAGTCGCCGGTTTTGCTGTTATACAGCTCATTTTCCGCCTGGCATTCCTGGTTATGGATGGTCAGCGGGGTATTGTGTGGTGTCTGGGCCAGGAGGCCGAATAAGGTTTTGCTGACAGAATAAGGAGCATGTGGTACGATGGAGGCGCTGTGGCCCGGTCCGCTAATCTCACGGAAGGCCTGTAATACTTCCAGGCTGTAGTTGTAGCGGGTTGGGGCGGCATGGTCCACAAATCCCATACATTCTACGAAGGTATGGTAGTAGAGGCGCTGGTGGCGTTTTTGCGGGATAGTGGCCGGGCTGTTGCAGATATCTCCTACTGCCGCGATGCCGGATTCCCACATGGCTTCTTCGGCCGCCGCGATGGCATCGGTCTGGTCGTGGCCGTTGTTGCGTCCTTCCATGACCCGGGTGAGGAAAGAAGGAAGTCCTGTTTTTTCGGGGATAGCCCCTTTCATATGCGACAGCTCCAGGTGGCAGTGGGCGTTTATGAATCCCGGGCATAGGATGCCGTCCAGCTCCCGGACGTCTTCACCGGCAGCATTTTCGGCTACAATGCCGGTCACCACGCCGTTTTCATCCATGATCAGCACCTTGCCGGGCCCCAGAAAATGGCTTCCGTCGAAGAGGTCCTTTCCTTTTAATTTGATCTGTTTCAACAACCTGATATTTAATTAAGTTAATGGTGTTAATTTTGCAACCCGATTAGCAGTATCCCGACCCTTTCAGGTGGGTACTCAAAAGTCAAAGATAATTATGATAGACAAACTGGAAGCTATAAAAGGCCGTTTTGAACAGGTAGCGCTGGCCCTTACCAACCCTGAAGTGGTAAGTGACAACAAAAAGTTTGGCCAGCTGAGCAAGGAATACCGCCAGCTGGAAAAGATCGTGAAGGCTTACGACGCCTACCGGAATCTGCTGGACAATATCGACTTTAACAAGGAGGTACTGGACAGTGGTGACGAGGAGATGCGGGAGCTGGCCAAGGCTGAGACCGAAGCCCTGCAGGAGCAGAAACTGGCGCAGGAGGAGACGATCCGTAACCTGCTGATACCAAAAGATCCTCAGGATGAGAAAAACGCCATCCTCGAAATACGTGCCGGTACCGGCGGTGATGAGGCCAGCCTCTTTGCCGGCGACCTGATGCGTATGTATTTGCGTTTCTGTGAGCTGAAAGGCTGGAGCACCAACCTGCTGAATGAAAACGCGGGTTCTGCCGGCGGTTTTAAAGAGGTGGTGATAGAAGTGAGCGGTGATGATGTATATGGTACCCTGAAATTTGAATCAGGTGTACACCGTGTACAGCGTGTGCCAGCCACAGAGGCCTCCGGCCGTGTACATACCTCTGCTGCTACCGTAGCGGTACTGCCCGAAGCTGAGGAAGTAGACGTAGACGTAAGAGAGGCAGATATTAAAATGGACACCTTCCGTTCTTCCGGTGCAGGTGGTCAGCACGTAAACAAAACCGAGTCTGCCGT belongs to Chitinophaga sp. HK235 and includes:
- a CDS encoding mechanosensitive ion channel family protein; the protein is MNDFLNQVILDNPVRDYLILIGVLLFVSFVKRYVSKGVAAVLFRLVRHWSPQIEEKDFINLLLRPLEYFLLLVTFMLTIDRFTFPQVLNVHIYNKATLQNITDTLLSLAFSMSIIWIMLRLIDFIALVLEKKAELTEDKTDNQFIIFFRDFFKAIVFIMGAIAFIRILFGPSLVEKIIAGLGIGAAALALAAKESIENLIGSFIIFFDKPFRVGDNVKVDSYQGTVEKIGLRSTRIRTLEKTFVTVPNKKMVDSILDNLSLRTQQRVAMRLELGSETTPDKLIKILDNIRSLLKNNSNILPGFTVNLHDFTKDTYIIQIIFNTYIIEGSQYAALRENINLSIVRLLADHDVKLPTTSTNVTLNQQ
- a CDS encoding thioredoxin family protein encodes the protein MRLKTLLLGGGLLFSTMAWAQNGNDKVMKGKIEMKALMQDPSTDWFYKGVNKYQPNDNMLNYIKANRSNYNLVVVMGTWDETSRKVVPELFKVMITAGSPEDQVLMFGADQKFQTDAPTDYKVKKLPTVIVFRDGAEVGRISGAPKESIESDLSRILLDSSKKEN
- the prfA gene encoding peptide chain release factor 1, with protein sequence MIDKLEAIKGRFEQVALALTNPEVVSDNKKFGQLSKEYRQLEKIVKAYDAYRNLLDNIDFNKEVLDSGDEEMRELAKAETEALQEQKLAQEETIRNLLIPKDPQDEKNAILEIRAGTGGDEASLFAGDLMRMYLRFCELKGWSTNLLNENAGSAGGFKEVVIEVSGDDVYGTLKFESGVHRVQRVPATEASGRVHTSAATVAVLPEAEEVDVDVREADIKMDTFRSSGAGGQHVNKTESAVRLTHIPTGVVVECQEGRSQHSNREIAMKMLRTRIYEAAVRKHEDAIASQRKSLVSTGDRSAKIRTYNYPQGRVTDHRIGMTVYNLDAFMNGEIKDMVDALQFAENAEKLKQGN
- a CDS encoding amidohydrolase family protein, which produces MKQIKLKGKDLFDGSHFLGPGKVLIMDENGVVTGIVAENAAGEDVRELDGILCPGFINAHCHLELSHMKGAIPEKTGLPSFLTRVMEGRNNGHDQTDAIAAAEEAMWESGIAAVGDICNSPATIPQKRHQRLYYHTFVECMGFVDHAAPTRYNYSLEVLQAFREISGPGHSASIVPHAPYSVSKTLFGLLAQTPHNTPLTIHNQECQAENELYNSKTGDFLRFFSHFGMDTSGFQAPGVNSLEAYLPYFSHNKILLVHNTYTSASDIRFAQQQPLEIWWCFCPQANLYIEDRLPDIPLFREAGCNIALGTDSLASNHQLSVWEEIKTIRAHYPEIPLEELLQWGTTNGARALGIESRYGSFREGTQPGVVLINNEESKRII